In one Candidatus Delongbacteria bacterium genomic region, the following are encoded:
- a CDS encoding VOC family protein produces MVSRFIAWMLALGIWATWLAPRGLADCPVTLGLDHLTLAVGDLERACTTFLELGFALKPGCVHDNGIRNAHLKFVDGAGIELLAVPEINDGLTAHYAAFLDSGDGPAFMSLHARDTRQLHDCLTEGGYGFRQAGDITQLSLPEFDCLFLVRDNRSVSDRPEHFAHANGAMALSAVWIATEHGDDLVRLLVQLGGTVQSSQVQAPEPVRAQVVSLDSGRVVILPASHQRLPGRPVIGASFSVTDLAKVRQVLASARIRTRDEHDTSERVLLEPEFAHGLWLEFRPGT; encoded by the coding sequence ATGGTCAGCAGGTTCATAGCATGGATGTTGGCACTGGGCATCTGGGCAACATGGCTCGCGCCCCGCGGCCTGGCGGACTGTCCAGTGACACTGGGGCTGGACCATCTCACGCTGGCCGTGGGCGATCTGGAACGGGCGTGCACGACGTTTCTTGAACTTGGCTTTGCACTGAAACCCGGGTGTGTTCACGACAACGGGATTCGCAATGCTCACCTGAAGTTCGTGGATGGAGCGGGAATCGAGCTGCTGGCAGTGCCGGAAATCAATGATGGGCTCACGGCCCACTATGCAGCGTTTCTCGACTCGGGGGACGGACCGGCGTTCATGTCCCTTCATGCACGTGATACGCGCCAACTCCATGACTGCTTGACCGAGGGAGGCTACGGATTTCGGCAGGCGGGAGACATCACTCAGCTGTCATTGCCCGAGTTCGACTGCCTGTTCCTGGTTCGCGACAATCGGAGTGTGAGCGATCGCCCCGAGCATTTTGCCCATGCCAATGGGGCCATGGCGCTGAGTGCGGTGTGGATTGCCACCGAGCACGGGGACGACTTGGTGCGGCTGCTCGTGCAGCTGGGCGGGACCGTGCAGTCCAGCCAGGTGCAGGCACCGGAGCCGGTGCGCGCACAGGTCGTGTCGCTTGACTCGGGGCGGGTCGTCATTCTTCCCGCGTCCCATCAGCGTCTGCCCGGTCGGCCCGTGATTGGAGCCAGTTTCAGCGTGACGGATCTGGCGAAAGTCCGGCAGGTGCTGGCGAGTGCCCGGATTCGGACCCGGGATGAGCACGACACCTCTGAGCGCGTCCTGTTGGAACCGGAGTTCGCCCACGGACTGTGGCTCGAGTTTCGTCCAGGAACCTGA
- a CDS encoding Rrf2 family transcriptional regulator, with translation MNSRHAISVHILVLLDVLGAERATSEWIARSVNTNPVVIRRLIAALRRAGLVESLPGQRGGYRLARAAVAISLLDVYEAVKEGGLIQTHRSTPNANCPVGARIEESLDQVYRKAEAALEQELAAHTIADLKQSIMAGGPVCGS, from the coding sequence ATCAACAGCCGCCACGCCATCTCCGTGCACATCCTTGTACTGCTGGATGTGCTGGGTGCCGAACGGGCCACTTCGGAATGGATCGCGCGCAGCGTGAACACCAATCCGGTGGTCATCCGGCGCCTGATCGCGGCACTGCGCAGGGCAGGGCTGGTGGAAAGCCTGCCGGGGCAGCGCGGCGGTTATCGGCTGGCGCGAGCCGCTGTGGCCATCAGCCTGCTGGATGTCTATGAGGCGGTCAAGGAAGGCGGACTGATCCAGACCCATCGCAGCACGCCCAACGCCAACTGCCCCGTGGGTGCGCGCATCGAGGAAAGCCTGGATCAGGTCTACCGGAAGGCGGAAGCCGCCCTCGAACAGGAACTGGCCGCGCACACGATCGCGGATCTGAAGCAGTCGATCATGGCGGGCGGTCCCGTCTGTGGCAGCTGA
- a CDS encoding NmrA family NAD(P)-binding protein — translation MYVIMGASGHIGSRLAATLLEKGQAVRVVGRSRDRLQNLVSLGAEAAIGDQLDRDFLRTAFAGAKGVFVLIPPNFAVADFRAWQRQAADTLVEALKGSAVKRVVSLSSAGADRPSGTGPIVGLYHMEQGLNSLPGIELTHLRAGYFMENTFNSIGLIKQAGIMASIGSPDEIQTLIATRDIADAAAEELLAERSVDGRVRYLLGARDYTQSEVATILGKAIGKPELTYVQVDEATVRGGMEGAGLTADMAGLYLEMLGAISKGELNLPARDARNTTPTTLEDFAPVFAAAYNA, via the coding sequence ATGTACGTCATCATGGGAGCAAGCGGTCACATCGGATCCAGGCTGGCGGCGACACTGCTGGAAAAAGGGCAGGCGGTCCGTGTCGTCGGTCGCTCGCGGGACCGGTTGCAGAATCTGGTGTCCCTCGGAGCGGAAGCCGCGATTGGTGATCAGCTGGATCGAGACTTTCTGCGCACGGCCTTCGCCGGAGCCAAGGGGGTGTTCGTGCTGATTCCGCCCAACTTTGCCGTGGCCGATTTCCGGGCCTGGCAGCGACAGGCCGCGGACACGCTCGTGGAGGCCCTCAAAGGCAGCGCGGTCAAGCGCGTGGTGAGCCTGAGCAGCGCAGGCGCAGACCGTCCATCGGGCACAGGTCCAATCGTGGGACTGTATCACATGGAGCAGGGATTGAACTCGTTGCCGGGCATCGAGCTGACCCACCTGCGCGCCGGCTACTTCATGGAGAACACCTTCAACAGCATCGGTCTGATCAAACAGGCCGGGATCATGGCATCGATCGGGTCGCCCGATGAGATACAGACCCTGATCGCCACTCGCGACATCGCCGATGCGGCGGCCGAAGAACTGCTGGCGGAGCGCTCCGTGGATGGCCGTGTGCGCTACCTGCTGGGAGCGCGTGACTACACACAGTCCGAGGTGGCCACGATTCTGGGCAAGGCCATCGGCAAGCCCGAGCTGACCTACGTTCAGGTGGATGAAGCCACCGTGCGCGGCGGCATGGAAGGCGCCGGACTGACAGCCGACATGGCGGGGCTCTATCTGGAAATGCTGGGCGCCATCAGCAAGGGAGAGCTGAATCTGCCGGCCCGCGACGCACGCAACACCACTCCGACCACGCTGGAAGATTTCGCCCCCGTCTTCGCCGCAGCCTACAACGCCTGA
- a CDS encoding NAD(P)-binding domain-containing protein, giving the protein MKVGILGSGIVAQTLAAGFVAHGHAVLLGTRSPEKLADWQQVNPGVRLGTVAEAGAFGSVLVLAVKGTVAQQVLEQAGGQSLGAKVVLDATNPIADAAPVNGVLRYFTSLDESLMERLQKAFPALRLVKAFNSVGSALMVNPELAGGRPSMFICGNDTGARNTVTEILDQFGWDTVDMGLAEAARAIEPLAMLWCIPGFLRNDWKHAFKVLA; this is encoded by the coding sequence ATGAAAGTTGGAATTCTTGGTTCGGGCATCGTGGCCCAGACCCTGGCGGCGGGATTCGTGGCACACGGGCATGCGGTTCTGCTGGGAACCCGCTCGCCGGAGAAACTGGCCGATTGGCAGCAGGTGAATCCGGGTGTGCGACTGGGCACTGTGGCCGAGGCGGGAGCCTTCGGCAGTGTGCTGGTTCTGGCCGTGAAAGGCACGGTGGCCCAGCAGGTACTGGAGCAGGCCGGTGGACAATCCCTGGGGGCGAAGGTGGTGCTGGATGCCACCAACCCCATCGCCGACGCCGCCCCGGTGAATGGAGTGCTGCGCTACTTCACCAGTCTGGATGAGTCACTCATGGAGCGCCTGCAGAAGGCCTTTCCCGCTCTGCGCCTGGTGAAAGCCTTCAACTCGGTGGGCAGTGCACTGATGGTGAACCCCGAACTGGCCGGCGGACGCCCCAGCATGTTCATCTGCGGCAACGACACGGGAGCGCGCAACACAGTCACGGAAATCCTGGACCAGTTCGGCTGGGACACGGTGGACATGGGCCTGGCCGAAGCCGCCCGGGCGATCGAACCTCTGGCCATGCTCTGGTGCATTCCCGGATTCCTGCGCAACGACTGGAAACACGCCTTCAAGGTGTTGGCCTGA
- a CDS encoding single-stranded DNA-binding protein, whose amino-acid sequence MVNKVTLIGRLGKDPEFRMTAGGTAVAKFTLATSEKRKNANGELSEQTEWHRITCWGRQAEVARDYLNKGSLLYVEGRIHYDSYDNKEGQKVYTTDIVVNNFQMLSGRGDSGGGGGASHGSHRSEAPASSGSGGDSGSSGGGGFDDDDLPF is encoded by the coding sequence ATGGTCAACAAGGTCACCCTGATCGGGCGCCTGGGAAAGGATCCCGAATTCCGCATGACGGCCGGTGGCACCGCCGTGGCAAAGTTCACTCTGGCCACCTCCGAGAAGCGCAAGAATGCCAATGGCGAGCTCAGTGAACAGACCGAGTGGCACCGGATCACCTGCTGGGGCCGCCAGGCCGAAGTCGCGCGCGACTATCTGAACAAGGGCTCCCTGCTCTATGTCGAGGGCCGCATCCACTACGACAGCTACGACAACAAGGAAGGCCAGAAAGTCTACACCACCGACATCGTGGTGAACAACTTCCAGATGCTCTCCGGCCGTGGCGACAGCGGTGGTGGCGGGGGAGCTTCCCATGGGTCCCATCGCAGCGAGGCTCCGGCGAGCAGCGGTTCCGGTGGAGATTCCGGCAGTTCCGGCGGCGGCGGTTTCGACGACGACGACCTGCCGTTCTGA
- the vanZ gene encoding VanZ family protein, whose translation MKPCPRWSDNLPAVLVFGLVWIGSSIPADSMPDTQLFDYDKLLHFGEYTVVGLSLWWLVRRSTRIPDGLNRFFFVLALGMLWGMVDELHQGFSGRDSSLWDLLADSIGLITISTIAARGWLDWLLAFGVGPDGESVRNP comes from the coding sequence TTGAAGCCCTGCCCGCGCTGGAGTGACAACCTGCCCGCCGTGCTCGTGTTCGGTCTGGTCTGGATCGGGTCCTCGATTCCCGCCGACTCCATGCCCGACACCCAACTCTTCGACTACGACAAACTGCTGCACTTCGGCGAGTACACGGTGGTCGGCCTGAGCCTCTGGTGGCTGGTCCGACGCAGCACACGGATTCCGGACGGCCTGAACCGCTTCTTCTTCGTGCTGGCGCTAGGCATGCTCTGGGGCATGGTCGACGAATTGCACCAGGGCTTCTCGGGGCGCGACTCCAGCCTCTGGGATCTGTTGGCCGACAGCATTGGGTTGATCACCATTTCAACGATCGCCGCTCGGGGTTGGCTGGATTGGCTGCTCGCCTTTGGAGTGGGCCCCGACGGGGAAAGTGTCCGGAATCCCTGA
- a CDS encoding NAD(P)H-hydrate dehydratase: protein MSCILSVEQMKEMDRASVEDLGLAALCLMENAGRGCADLLARRIEEWNCSWPAILCGTGNNGGDGYVIARMLANRGIDCTIFALGKPAGLSPETAANRAIVEKMGLELVPVTNPAELPDLREFDLLIDCVLGTGLKGAARTLTGALIGLINDSGVPVVAIDIPSGVQGDTGLALGPAVIARETLTMAAPKRGLVLQPGRELSGPWTTVDIGYDTGLFEGGEEWQWLTPAALAPALPRRHSAFHKGLAGHVLVIAGSTGLTGAAMLASQAAQRSGAGLVRLALPASLNAICESALPEIMTLPLPDAGRGFLGPDALDALAESLEWAQAVVLGPGLGRDPGTQELVIRLIASCTKPLVLDADALVAAAGNIEVLAENDSPRVITPHPGELARLLGQEKPLAHHALVEAAADLAGELDLTVILKGGPTVILGADRSVRVNSTGNHGMATGGTGDVLAGLLGGLLAQGCDPDEAPALAVWLHGRAGDLAAKRQGARSMGAIDLLGKLSRAFRELEALS, encoded by the coding sequence ATGAGCTGCATCCTCAGTGTCGAACAGATGAAGGAAATGGACCGGGCCAGTGTGGAAGACCTGGGCCTGGCAGCGCTCTGCCTGATGGAAAACGCCGGTCGGGGCTGTGCCGACCTGCTGGCCAGGCGCATCGAGGAATGGAACTGCAGCTGGCCCGCCATTCTCTGCGGCACGGGCAACAACGGGGGCGACGGCTACGTGATCGCCCGCATGCTGGCCAATCGCGGCATCGACTGCACGATCTTCGCCCTCGGCAAGCCTGCTGGACTCAGCCCTGAGACGGCCGCCAACCGGGCCATCGTCGAGAAGATGGGCCTGGAGCTTGTGCCCGTCACCAACCCCGCCGAGCTGCCGGACCTGCGCGAGTTCGATCTGCTGATCGATTGCGTGCTGGGAACCGGCCTCAAGGGTGCCGCCAGGACGCTCACCGGAGCCCTGATCGGGCTGATCAACGACAGCGGTGTGCCCGTGGTGGCCATTGACATTCCCTCGGGCGTGCAGGGTGATACAGGTCTGGCACTCGGTCCCGCGGTGATCGCGCGGGAAACCCTGACCATGGCCGCCCCCAAGCGCGGACTGGTGCTGCAGCCGGGGCGAGAACTGTCGGGCCCCTGGACCACGGTGGACATCGGCTACGACACGGGCCTCTTCGAGGGCGGCGAGGAATGGCAGTGGCTCACACCCGCCGCACTGGCACCCGCCCTGCCCCGTCGTCACTCGGCCTTTCACAAGGGTCTGGCCGGACACGTACTGGTGATCGCGGGATCCACGGGCCTGACGGGAGCGGCCATGCTGGCCAGCCAGGCTGCCCAGCGCTCGGGCGCCGGGCTGGTACGACTGGCTCTGCCCGCCAGTCTGAATGCGATCTGCGAAAGCGCGCTGCCAGAAATCATGACCCTGCCCCTGCCCGATGCGGGCCGCGGTTTTCTGGGCCCCGATGCCCTGGATGCTCTGGCCGAGTCGCTGGAGTGGGCACAGGCTGTCGTGCTGGGGCCCGGCCTGGGTCGCGACCCCGGCACACAGGAACTGGTGATCCGCCTGATTGCCTCCTGCACCAAACCCTTGGTGCTGGACGCCGATGCCCTGGTGGCGGCCGCCGGCAACATCGAGGTTCTGGCGGAGAACGACTCTCCACGCGTCATCACTCCGCACCCCGGCGAACTGGCCCGATTGCTGGGGCAGGAGAAGCCTCTGGCGCATCACGCCCTGGTGGAAGCCGCGGCCGACCTGGCTGGCGAGCTGGACCTGACCGTGATCCTCAAGGGTGGCCCCACCGTGATTCTGGGCGCCGACCGCAGCGTGCGGGTGAACTCCACCGGGAACCACGGCATGGCCACGGGCGGTACCGGAGATGTACTCGCCGGACTGCTGGGCGGACTGCTGGCCCAGGGCTGTGATCCGGACGAGGCTCCCGCTCTGGCCGTCTGGCTGCATGGCCGCGCCGGAGACCTGGCCGCGAAACGCCAGGGCGCACGCTCGATGGGAGCGATCGACCTGCTCGGGAAACTGTCCCGGGCCTTCCGTGAACTGGAGGCTCTGTCTTGA
- a CDS encoding HAD-IA family hydrolase: MSSVTRPLCPPVVPNTVRAVIFDLDNTLVDFMYLKRQSITAAAQGMVDAGLERNVDEIVEAIYRIYDREGMEYKEILDRYLVESTGELDPKILACGIVAYRRARTAHMVLYPHVKLTLMQLLKRGLRLAVLTDAPRQKAWLRLANLNLQHYFDPVITHNDTGHHKPHSAPFHAVLAALGLPAHQVMMVGDWPERDIEGARALGLHTALALYGSTMDTANHRADYELRDIADLPGVLDTLNGGHALPPQGERDSGA, translated from the coding sequence ATGTCTTCTGTAACACGCCCACTCTGCCCGCCTGTCGTTCCCAACACGGTGCGTGCCGTGATCTTCGACCTGGACAATACTCTGGTCGATTTCATGTACCTGAAGCGCCAGTCGATCACGGCCGCCGCCCAGGGCATGGTCGATGCCGGCCTCGAGCGCAACGTGGACGAGATCGTCGAGGCGATCTACCGCATCTACGATCGCGAGGGCATGGAGTACAAGGAGATCCTCGACCGTTATCTGGTCGAGAGCACGGGCGAGCTTGACCCCAAGATCCTGGCCTGCGGCATCGTGGCCTACCGGCGAGCGCGCACCGCGCACATGGTGCTGTACCCCCACGTGAAACTGACCCTGATGCAACTGCTCAAGCGCGGCCTGCGGTTGGCCGTGCTGACCGATGCGCCACGCCAGAAAGCCTGGTTGAGGCTGGCCAACCTGAACCTGCAGCACTATTTCGATCCGGTGATCACCCACAACGACACCGGGCATCACAAGCCTCACTCAGCGCCCTTCCACGCGGTGCTGGCCGCCCTGGGCCTGCCCGCGCATCAGGTGATGATGGTGGGCGACTGGCCCGAGCGGGACATCGAGGGCGCACGCGCCCTCGGCCTGCACACCGCGCTGGCGCTTTACGGTTCCACCATGGATACCGCCAACCATCGTGCCGACTACGAGCTGCGCGACATTGCCGATCTGCCCGGCGTGCTGGACACCCTCAACGGCGGGCATGCCCTGCCTCCCCAGGGCGAACGGGACAGCGGCGCGTGA
- a CDS encoding PTS sugar transporter subunit IIB, whose product MSGTWQLRIDERLIHGQVVLGCCMSSHVRRMVLLDDTIAASEFEQELYSLGIEPEQNLEFLSVAECAERMQSPPPENTMIVMRSPLVALELVQAGAPVQRICIGGLNYRHGSRRLLDYVHVTPEEEVALRELLAAGIALECRQVPASEGTDLSCLL is encoded by the coding sequence ATGAGCGGCACCTGGCAGCTCCGCATCGATGAACGCCTGATCCACGGACAAGTGGTCCTTGGCTGCTGCATGTCGTCCCACGTGCGCCGCATGGTGCTTCTGGACGACACGATCGCGGCCAGCGAGTTCGAGCAGGAACTGTACTCGCTGGGCATTGAACCCGAACAGAATCTGGAATTCCTGAGCGTGGCCGAATGTGCCGAACGCATGCAGTCCCCCCCGCCCGAGAACACCATGATCGTGATGCGCTCACCTCTGGTGGCCCTCGAGCTGGTGCAGGCCGGAGCCCCCGTGCAGCGGATCTGCATCGGTGGGCTCAACTATCGCCACGGCAGCAGGCGGCTGCTGGACTACGTGCATGTCACACCGGAAGAAGAGGTCGCGTTGCGCGAGCTGCTGGCCGCCGGTATCGCGCTGGAATGTCGGCAGGTGCCCGCGTCGGAAGGAACCGATCTCTCATGTCTTCTGTAA